One segment of Anatilimnocola aggregata DNA contains the following:
- the cysK gene encoding cysteine synthase A, whose product MARWLPDNSQAIGRTPLVKLNRVTDGAPCTVLAKIEGRNPAYSVKCRIGAAMIWDAEKRGLLGPGKELVEPTSGNTGIALAFVAAARQIPLTLTMPETMSLERRKLLVAFGANLVLTEGQRGMSGAINKAEEIVASDPNKYVLLQQFKNPANPAIHEQTTGPEIWEDTDGAVDIFVAGVGTGGTITGVTRYLKQTKGKAIKSVAVEPTASPVLTQQRAGQPLKPGPHKIQGIGAGFVPAILDMTLVDEIEQVTNEEAVEYARRLTKEEGILAGISCGAAVAAAVRVAKKPENVGKTIVVVLPDSGERYLSSILFEGVFDAEGKAK is encoded by the coding sequence ATGGCACGCTGGTTACCGGACAATTCTCAGGCGATCGGTCGGACTCCCCTCGTTAAGCTCAACCGCGTGACGGACGGCGCTCCATGCACCGTGCTGGCCAAAATCGAAGGGCGCAACCCGGCCTACTCGGTGAAGTGCCGCATCGGGGCCGCGATGATTTGGGATGCCGAAAAGCGCGGGCTGCTTGGTCCCGGCAAAGAGCTGGTCGAACCGACGAGCGGCAACACCGGCATCGCGCTGGCCTTCGTCGCCGCGGCCCGGCAAATTCCTCTTACCCTGACCATGCCTGAGACGATGAGCCTCGAACGGCGCAAGCTGCTCGTCGCCTTCGGTGCCAACCTGGTGTTGACCGAAGGTCAGCGGGGCATGAGCGGGGCAATTAACAAGGCCGAAGAGATTGTGGCCTCGGACCCGAACAAGTACGTCTTGCTGCAACAGTTCAAGAATCCGGCGAACCCCGCCATTCACGAACAAACAACCGGCCCCGAAATTTGGGAAGACACCGACGGCGCAGTCGACATCTTTGTCGCCGGTGTGGGGACTGGCGGCACGATCACGGGCGTTACACGCTATCTCAAGCAAACCAAGGGGAAGGCGATTAAGTCGGTCGCTGTCGAACCCACTGCTTCGCCCGTCCTCACGCAGCAGCGGGCCGGCCAGCCGTTGAAGCCAGGGCCGCACAAGATTCAAGGAATCGGCGCGGGCTTCGTTCCGGCGATTCTCGATATGACGCTGGTCGACGAGATCGAGCAGGTCACGAACGAAGAAGCGGTCGAGTATGCTCGCCGCCTCACCAAGGAAGAAGGCATCCTCGCCGGTATCTCCTGTGGCGCTGCCGTCGCTGCTGCCGTGCGCGTGGCGAAGAAGCCCGAAAACGTTGGCAAAACGATCGTCGTCGTGCTGCCCGACTCCGGCGAACGCTACCTCAGCTCGATCCTGTTCGAAGGCGTCTTCGATGCCGAAGGAAAGGCGAAGTAG
- a CDS encoding amidohydrolase family protein, which produces MTNWQVTERDRQLWNDELESFVPPKIFDSHVHLYEQSQFQGAPPALCAEGPAVVNWSEFQSQMNDLMPGRQIGGTCFGFPAITVDFAATNDFLAQECDHRAARAQLLISPAMDADYVREQVLKQRFVGLKPYHLFATTKPTFAALIENFLTPAHMQVAHELGLTITLHIVRSRALADRANQETLERYARQFPNARMILAHAARGFNPQHTLAGIHALRDLRNIWFDTSAVTDAGALEAIIRTCGHRQLLYGSDFPVSHLRGRCVAIGDSFLWLSPANTNLAAPYADVQFTLVALESLRTLKVACYATGLSDSQVLDIFYENSADLWNARF; this is translated from the coding sequence ATGACCAATTGGCAAGTGACCGAGCGCGATCGCCAACTGTGGAATGACGAATTGGAGTCGTTCGTTCCGCCCAAGATTTTCGACTCGCACGTGCATCTTTACGAGCAGTCGCAGTTTCAAGGCGCGCCGCCCGCCTTGTGTGCCGAAGGGCCAGCAGTGGTGAACTGGAGTGAATTTCAATCGCAGATGAACGACCTGATGCCCGGCCGACAGATCGGCGGCACTTGCTTTGGTTTTCCGGCGATTACGGTCGACTTTGCCGCGACGAATGACTTTCTGGCGCAAGAATGCGACCACCGCGCCGCGCGAGCTCAGCTGCTCATCTCGCCCGCCATGGATGCCGACTACGTGCGCGAGCAGGTGCTGAAGCAGCGGTTTGTCGGACTGAAGCCCTATCACTTGTTCGCCACAACCAAACCGACCTTTGCTGCGCTGATTGAGAACTTTCTCACCCCAGCGCACATGCAGGTGGCACACGAACTGGGGCTCACCATCACGCTGCACATCGTCCGCTCGCGGGCGCTGGCCGATCGCGCGAATCAAGAGACGCTCGAGCGCTACGCAAGGCAGTTTCCCAATGCCCGGATGATTCTCGCTCACGCTGCTCGCGGCTTTAACCCGCAGCATACGCTGGCGGGCATTCACGCGCTGCGCGACCTGCGCAACATCTGGTTCGATACTTCTGCGGTCACCGATGCCGGCGCGCTGGAAGCCATCATTCGAACCTGTGGTCATCGGCAACTACTGTACGGCTCTGATTTTCCCGTTTCGCACCTGCGCGGCCGCTGTGTGGCGATTGGCGATAGTTTTTTATGGCTTTCGCCCGCGAATACAAATCTGGCGGCACCGTATGCCGACGTTCAATTCACGCTTGTCGCCTTGGAGTCACTGCGGACGTTGAAGGTGGCCTGCTATGCAACGGGTCTTTCCGACTCGCAAGTACTCGACATCTTCTATGAGAACTCTGCCGATCTGTGGAACGCACGGTTCTGA
- a CDS encoding hybrid sensor histidine kinase/response regulator yields MATDATEYAVFLVDLDGRLICWNVGAEHLFGYQSPEIVGQHFSRFFTPDDILTGQPEYELKTALATGRVESNRWQLRKDGSQFWCHANVTPLLDEHKQTRSFARVMHDLTENVAVKTQRERADGLAEANRNKEEFMALLSHELRSPLSPIRNALNILRQMKTNDPLIEQAGNIIDRQVGVMVKLVDDLLDISRITKGKLRLTKEPVELRVVVNNAAESARTFIDARKHEFSVSLPTASIWVEADPFRLEQIVVNLLNNAAKYTYTGGLIRLSVGQEGDEAVIRVKDNGVGIAPALLPHIFELFTQVDGSLGRSYGGLGIGLALARNLVEMHDGRLQATSAGLGTGCEFTVKLPLLHNHALPAVKTMLKPGQPAGQSLHILVVEDNVDAADSLSLLLRLHGHEVQVARTGPSAIEMAAADRPDLILLDIGLPGMDGYQVAKHLRELPDFAGVTICALTGFTPSEADRQRQHETGFNHYYIKPLSLEILLELCKTIVPASPHE; encoded by the coding sequence TTGGCCACAGATGCCACGGAGTACGCCGTTTTTCTCGTGGACCTCGACGGTCGGTTAATCTGTTGGAATGTGGGGGCCGAGCATTTGTTTGGCTATCAATCACCAGAAATTGTCGGGCAACACTTTTCCCGCTTCTTCACACCAGACGACATTCTCACCGGTCAGCCCGAATACGAACTGAAGACCGCTTTGGCAACGGGCCGGGTGGAAAGCAATCGCTGGCAGTTGCGAAAAGATGGCAGCCAGTTCTGGTGCCATGCCAATGTCACGCCCTTGCTGGACGAACACAAACAGACCCGGTCGTTCGCCCGCGTGATGCACGACCTGACAGAGAACGTCGCCGTGAAGACCCAGCGCGAGCGGGCCGACGGCCTGGCCGAAGCGAACCGCAACAAAGAAGAGTTCATGGCGCTCCTCTCGCATGAGCTGCGCAGTCCCCTTTCGCCCATTCGCAATGCCTTGAACATTCTGCGGCAGATGAAGACCAACGACCCACTCATCGAGCAGGCAGGGAACATCATCGACCGCCAGGTCGGCGTGATGGTGAAACTGGTGGACGACCTGCTCGACATCAGCCGCATCACCAAAGGCAAACTCCGGCTGACCAAGGAGCCCGTCGAGTTGCGAGTGGTCGTGAATAATGCTGCCGAGAGCGCGCGTACTTTCATCGATGCCCGCAAGCACGAGTTCTCGGTGTCGCTTCCTACTGCATCAATTTGGGTGGAAGCCGACCCCTTCCGCCTGGAACAGATCGTGGTCAATCTGCTCAACAATGCTGCCAAGTACACCTACACGGGCGGGCTCATTCGACTGTCGGTTGGCCAGGAAGGTGACGAGGCGGTCATTCGTGTGAAAGATAATGGAGTGGGGATTGCTCCGGCCTTGTTGCCGCACATCTTCGAATTGTTCACGCAAGTCGATGGCTCCCTGGGGCGATCGTACGGCGGCCTGGGAATTGGCCTGGCACTGGCGCGAAACCTGGTCGAGATGCACGACGGTAGATTGCAAGCCACCAGCGCTGGCCTGGGAACAGGGTGCGAGTTCACCGTCAAACTGCCGCTGCTGCACAACCATGCACTCCCCGCAGTCAAGACGATGTTGAAGCCGGGGCAACCCGCGGGCCAGTCGCTCCACATCTTGGTGGTGGAAGACAACGTCGATGCAGCCGATAGCTTGAGTCTGTTGTTGCGACTGCACGGTCACGAGGTTCAAGTCGCGCGCACTGGACCCTCGGCCATTGAAATGGCTGCGGCCGACCGGCCCGATCTGATTTTGCTCGATATCGGCTTGCCTGGCATGGATGGCTATCAAGTGGCCAAACACCTGCGCGAACTGCCCGATTTCGCGGGAGTGACAATCTGCGCGCTCACGGGCTTTACGCCCAGCGAAGCTGACCGCCAACGCCAGCACGAGACCGGCTTTAACCACTATTACATCAAGCCGCTCAGCCTCGAGATTCTGCTTGAGTTGTGCAAAACGATCGTACCTGCCAGTCCTCACGAGTGA
- a CDS encoding GNAT family N-acetyltransferase: MDPVVVTPVRTWRDQSRFLAFSWELYKDDPHWVPPLKANHLELLGYRKHPFYDDAEIQTFLATRAGKVVGHIAAIVNHSHNRVQGDRRGFVGFFESIDDEEVAHALFRTADDWLAERGMTGARGPANPSMNYECGLLVKGFDSPPTLMMTYNPSYYARLWESYGYGKSQDLFAYEGDRDQFPQLQKMIAPLAEQAQRRCQATVRPLNKKRFMDDVLSFFELYNLSFTTMWGFSPPSRREMIKMATSMQQLILPDLVSIVEVEGKVVGAMIGLPDYNPRIKEIKGNLFPFGFIKLLWTGKPFQRIRILSINVMPEFQRWGLGMVLMSDLLPRSIARGIPEAEFSWISEDNEVARMGVEKGGGTLTKIFRMYDRDFA; this comes from the coding sequence ATGGATCCCGTCGTCGTTACCCCCGTGCGCACGTGGCGCGATCAGTCTCGCTTCCTGGCGTTCTCATGGGAACTCTATAAAGACGACCCACATTGGGTTCCACCGCTGAAAGCGAATCACCTGGAACTGCTCGGCTACCGGAAGCATCCGTTTTATGACGATGCCGAAATCCAGACCTTTCTGGCAACTCGAGCCGGGAAGGTAGTCGGCCACATTGCGGCGATCGTCAATCACTCGCACAACCGCGTGCAGGGAGATCGCCGCGGGTTCGTCGGTTTTTTCGAAAGCATCGACGATGAAGAAGTGGCGCACGCGCTATTTCGGACTGCTGACGACTGGCTGGCCGAGCGCGGCATGACCGGCGCGCGTGGTCCGGCGAATCCCTCGATGAATTATGAATGCGGCCTGCTAGTGAAGGGTTTCGATAGCCCGCCGACACTAATGATGACTTACAACCCGAGCTATTATGCGCGGCTGTGGGAAAGTTACGGCTATGGAAAGTCTCAGGACCTGTTTGCCTATGAAGGCGATCGCGATCAGTTTCCTCAACTGCAAAAGATGATCGCACCCTTGGCCGAACAAGCTCAGCGGCGCTGTCAGGCCACGGTTCGGCCGCTGAACAAAAAACGCTTCATGGACGATGTGTTGTCGTTCTTCGAGTTGTACAACCTGTCGTTCACGACCATGTGGGGTTTCTCGCCCCCCAGTCGGCGCGAAATGATCAAGATGGCCACTTCGATGCAGCAGTTGATCCTGCCCGATCTGGTATCGATTGTCGAAGTGGAAGGGAAGGTGGTGGGGGCGATGATCGGGCTGCCCGATTACAACCCGCGGATCAAGGAGATCAAGGGGAACTTGTTTCCCTTCGGCTTCATCAAACTGCTGTGGACTGGCAAGCCGTTTCAGCGGATTCGCATTCTGAGCATCAACGTCATGCCCGAGTTCCAGCGCTGGGGACTGGGCATGGTCCTGATGTCGGACTTATTGCCCCGCTCGATTGCCCGCGGAATTCCCGAAGCTGAGTTCTCCTGGATTAGCGAGGATAATGAAGTGGCGCGCATGGGGGTCGAAAAAGGGGGCGGCACCCTCACCAAGATCTTCCGCATGTACGACCGCGACTTCGCCTGA